The genome window AGGAGGTCGCGGCGGCCGACCTCATCCTGCACGTCGTCGACGCGTCGCACCCCGACCCCGAGGGGCAGATCGCGGCGGTGCGGCACGTCTTCGCCGACATCCCCGGCGCGATGGACGTGCCCGAGATCATCGTCCTTAACAAGGCCGACCTCGCCTCCCCGGAGGCCGTGGCCCGCCTGCGCTCGCGCGAGGTGCACTCGATCGTCGTCTCGGCCCGTACGGGGGAGGGGATCGCCGAGCTCAACGAGCTCATCGCGGACCAGCTGCCCCGCCCCGGCGTCGAGGTCGAGGTCGTCGTGCCCTACACGCGCGGGGACCTCGTCAGCCGGGTGCACGAGCACGGCGACATCGACGTCGAGGAGCACACGCCGACGGGTACGCGGCTGCGGGCCCGCGTCGACGCGGGCCTCGCGGCCGAGCTCGAGGCCGTGGCCGTGGCGGTCTGACGGCTCCAGGCCGGGCCTCGGCGTCAACGGTCGGTGGGCGCGACTACGCTGACGCGGTGCTCGAGTCAGATCCGTCGTCCGCCCCGGACGTCGACGACGGTGCACGCGCGGCGCAGGCGGCGGCCGAGGTCGACGGGCTGCTGGATCTCGCGGTCGGCGAGCTCGGTGGTGGGCGGCGCGACGGGCAGCACGCGATGGCGCAGGCCGTCGCCGACGCGTTGCGCACGGGGGAGCACCTGCTCGTGCAGGCCGGTACCGGGACGGGCAAGTCGCTGGGCTACCTCGTGCCGGCGGTGCGCCACGCCGTGCAGACCGACGAGCGCGTCATCGTCTCCACCGCCACCCTCGCGCTGCAGCGTCAGGTCCTGACCCGGGACCTGCCGCTGGTGACCACCGCGCTCGCCTCGCGCCTCCCGCGGTCGGCGCGGATCGCGCTGCTCAAGGGCTGGCACAACTACCTGTGCGTGCACAAGGTCGCCGGTGGCTACCCGGCCGACGAGCAGGGCACCCTGTTCGACGTCCCCGAGCGGCCGGGCGCCGCCGAGCACCCGCCCGTGGCTGAGGACGGCGACGGCGACACCGCGCGCGAGACGCTCGGCGAGCAGGTCGTGCGGGCACGCGAGTGGGCCGAGGACACGTCGACGGGTGACCGGGACGACCTCGTCCCCGGCGTCTCCGACCGCGCGTGGCGCCAGGTGTCCGTGACGGCGATGGAGTGCCTCGGCGGTGTGTGCCCGATGCTCGCGGAGTGCTTCCCGGAGGCCGCGCGGGCGCGTGCCCGCGAGGCCGACGTCGTCGTCACCAACCACGCGATGCTCGGGATCGCGGCCTCCGGGTCGCCCGGCGTGCTGCCGGAGCACCAGGTCGTGATCGTCGACGAGGCCCACGAGCTGGCGGACCGCGTGACCGCCCAGGCGACGGCCGAGCTCTCGCTGCCCACGATCGAGCAGGCCGCGCGCCTGGCACGGCGCCACGGCGGCATCCCGACGACCGACCTCGACACGGCCGCCCAGCACCTCGCGAGCGTCATCGTGCCGCTGCCCGAGGGGCGGTTCCCGCGCGGCCTGCCGTCGGACGTCCAGCTGGCCGTGGCGGCCGTCCGCGACGCCGCGCGCACGCTGCTGACCGCCCTGAAGCCCGAGGCCGGGACGCGCGACGACGGAGGCCGCAAGATGGCGGCCTCGGCGATGCTCGTCCTGTTCGAGGTCGCCGAGCGCATGGCCGCGGACCCCGAGCAGAACGCGTCGACGGTGCTGTGGTGTGCGCGGGGCGAGGACCGTCGTGGCGTCCCGACGACCCGGCTGCACGCGGCCCCGCTGGCGGTCGCGGGCCTCGTGCGCACGCACCTGCTGACCGGCCGCACCGCGGTCCTGACGTCGGCGACGTTGACCCTGGGCGGGTCGTTCGACCCCGCGGCGCGCTCGGTCGGGCTCGCGCTGCGGCCCGACGCGGCACCCGTGGGACCGGCCGAGCTCGCGACGCCCGACGGGTCCGGCGTCACCCCGTCGGGCGCCGACGTGGCACGTCCCGCCGCGGCGGCCGTCGTCGAGCCGGCGCGCTGGCGCGGGCTCGACGTGGGCAGCCCGTTCGACTACCCGCGGCAGGGCATCTGCTACGTCGCGCGCCGGCTGCCGCCCCCGGGGCGCGAACCCGCGACCGACGCGCAGCTCGACGAGATCGCGACCCTCGTCGAGGCCGCCGGAGGGCGCACGCTCGGTCTGTTCACGTCGCGTCGCGCGGCGACGGTCGCGGCCGAGGCGATGCGCGAGCGGCTCGACGTCCCCGTGCTGCTGCAGGGCGACGACCAGCTGCCGACGCTGGTCGCACGGTTCGCCGCCGACGAGCCCACGTGCCTGTTCGGGACGCTGTCCCTGTGGCAGGGGGTCGACGTGCCCGGTCCGGCCTGCCGGCTCGTGATCGTCGACCGCATCCCGTTCCCGCGGCCCGACGACCCCGTGCGCTCGGCGCGTTCCGACGCCGTCGCGGCCGCCGGGGGCAACGGGTTCATGTCCGTTGCGGCGACGCACGCCGCGCTGCTGCTCGCGCAGGGCGCCGGCCGTCTCGTGCGCACGGGCGAGGACCGGGGCGTCGTCGCCGTGCTCGACCCGCGCCTGGCCACGGCCCGGTACGGGGAGTTCCTGCAGCGGTCCATGCCGCCGTTCTGGCGGACCACCGACCGCGACGTGGTCCTCGCCGCGCTGCGCCGTCTGCGCGGATCGGACTAGCCTTCACACGGGGGTTGCGTCGCACCGGGCGGGCCGGCCCTGCGGCATCCGGCCCGTGACGAGGGGAACCACCGATGGTCGAGGAGATCGAGGGCGACGAGTTCGCCCTCAGCACGCCACCGTCCGTGCCGCGGCGCACGTCGAAGCTCGGCATCGTCGGTGCCGGCGCGGTGGGGTCGACGATGGCGTACGCGGCCCTCATGCGCGGCGCCGCCCGCACGGTGGCGCTCCTCGACGTCAACCGTGCCAAGGTCGAGGCAGAGGTCCTGGACCTGTCGCACGGCATCCAGTTCATGTCGATGGCCGAGGTCGTCGGGTCCGACGACGTGTCCGTCATGGCGGGCTGCGACGTCGTGATGTTCACGGCCGGGGCCAAGCAGAAGCCGGGGCAGTCGCGGCTCGACCTGGCCGAGGCCACCATCTCGCTCGTGCGCAAGGTCCTGCCGGGCATCGTCGAGGTCGCGCCCGACGCGGTCTACGTCATGGTGACCAACCCCGTCGACGTGGTGACGTACGCGGCGCTGAAGATCTCCGGCCTGCCGCCCTCGCAGCTGTTCGGGTCGGGCACCGTGCTCGACTCGTCCCGCCTGCGCTACCTCATCGCGCGGCACACCGGTGTCGCGGTGCAGAACGTGCACGCCTACGTCGCCGGCGAGCACGGTGACACCGAGCTGCCGCTGTGGAGCTCGGCGACCATCGGCTCCGTCCCGATCCTGGACTGGGCAGGCGCCGACGGCGCCGGTGCGCTGACACGGGAGGTGCGCGACGGCATCGCGCGCGAGGTCGTCGAGTCGGCGTACCGGATCATCGAGGGCAAGGGCGCGACGAACTACGCGATCGCGCTGGCCGGCTCGCGCATCATCGAGGCGGTCCTCAAGGACGAACGGCGGATCCTGCCCGTGTCGTCGCTGCTCGACGAGTACCTCGGGATGTCCGACGTGTGCCTGAGCGTGCCGTCGATCATCGGCTCCTCCGGGGTGATGGAGCGCCTCGAGGTGCCCATGTCCTCCGACGAGATCCTGGGCATGCGGCGCTCGGCGGAGGCGGTGCGCTCGGTCGCCCGGCGCTTCGGCTTCTGACGCCGCAGGCGCGCGCCGAGGCGGCGCGCCCGCGGCGCCCGCGGTCGTGGGGGTGGTCGCCCGGCACCTGCCCCGGGGCGTCCTCCACGACCGCGTCGGCGCCTACAGGCTGCGCAGGACGCTGACGACGCGACCGAGCACGGTGGCCGCGTCGCCGTCGATCGGGGCGTACGCGGCGTTGTGGGGCAGCAGCCAAAGGTGCCCGTCGACCAGCTTGAACGTCTTGACCGTCGCCTCGCCGTCGATCATCGCGGCGACGATCTCGCCGTTCTCGGCCACGGGCTGGCGGCGCACGACCACCCAGTCGCCGTCGCAGATCGCGGCGTCGATCATCGAGTCCCCGACCACCTTGAGCAGGAAGAGCTCGCCCTCGCCGACGAGCTGGCGCGGCAGGGGGAACACGTCCTCGACGACCTGCTCGGCGAGGATCGGACCGCCGGCGGCGATGCGCCCGACGACCGGAACGTAGGAGGGCGCGGGCGCGCTGTCGCGCTCGGGGCTGTCGGGGTCGAGCGTCGGGGCGTCGGTCCGGGACGCCCACGTCCCGACCGTGCGCGCGTCGTCCGGCTGCACGACCTCGATCGCACGGGGCCGGTGCGGGTCGCGGCGGAGGTACCCCTTGCGCTCGAGCGCGGTCAGCTGGTGCTTGACGCTCGACGGGCTCGTGAGCCCGACGGCGTCGCCGATCTCGCGCATGCTCGGCGGGTAGCCGCGCTGCTCCACGGAGGCCCGCACGGTGTCGAGGACGAGCCGCTGGCGCGTCGTCAGACCGTCGGCCGGCACCTCGTCGGTCTCGAGGGCGGTCACCGCTGCTGCCGCACGCGTTGCCCGGCCCTGCGTCGTCGCGCCGTCCTGCACGTCCACTGCGCCTCCTGCCGTCGGTCCGCACAGGCCCGTGGCGGGCGCCGCGCGCGACGGGCACCGGCGGCCTCGACGTCGGCGGTCGCGTCCGGCCTGGTCATGCCGGTGCGGGCCGCGATCGCCGGAGTCGATGTCAGAGGTCGGTGGTGCACTCGTCGCAGCACTCACCCTAGGGGTGGGACGAGGACGGATCAAACATCTGTTCGAGCGTGTCTCGACGGATGTCGGTCTCCTCTGCTAGACATCGTACGTACGTTCGACGAACACACGTTCGATCGACAGGAGCTCGGCCGGCGGTTGCCGGCAGGCGTGCACCGAGGGCCGCTCCGGCGGGCCGCGGCGCAGGACGAGCGAGGAGAGGGGCCCGACATGAGCGCGATCGCGATCGCACCGGCACTGCGAGGGACCGCACGGCCGCGTGCAGGGGCTGTGCCCCTGCTCGCCGCGGGAACCGGGGCGCGCGCCGCGGCGCACCGTCCCGCCGGCCGCGCGGGCACGGCG of Cellulomonas dongxiuzhuiae contains these proteins:
- a CDS encoding ATP-dependent DNA helicase, producing the protein MLESDPSSAPDVDDGARAAQAAAEVDGLLDLAVGELGGGRRDGQHAMAQAVADALRTGEHLLVQAGTGTGKSLGYLVPAVRHAVQTDERVIVSTATLALQRQVLTRDLPLVTTALASRLPRSARIALLKGWHNYLCVHKVAGGYPADEQGTLFDVPERPGAAEHPPVAEDGDGDTARETLGEQVVRAREWAEDTSTGDRDDLVPGVSDRAWRQVSVTAMECLGGVCPMLAECFPEAARARAREADVVVTNHAMLGIAASGSPGVLPEHQVVIVDEAHELADRVTAQATAELSLPTIEQAARLARRHGGIPTTDLDTAAQHLASVIVPLPEGRFPRGLPSDVQLAVAAVRDAARTLLTALKPEAGTRDDGGRKMAASAMLVLFEVAERMAADPEQNASTVLWCARGEDRRGVPTTRLHAAPLAVAGLVRTHLLTGRTAVLTSATLTLGGSFDPAARSVGLALRPDAAPVGPAELATPDGSGVTPSGADVARPAAAAVVEPARWRGLDVGSPFDYPRQGICYVARRLPPPGREPATDAQLDEIATLVEAAGGRTLGLFTSRRAATVAAEAMRERLDVPVLLQGDDQLPTLVARFAADEPTCLFGTLSLWQGVDVPGPACRLVIVDRIPFPRPDDPVRSARSDAVAAAGGNGFMSVAATHAALLLAQGAGRLVRTGEDRGVVAVLDPRLATARYGEFLQRSMPPFWRTTDRDVVLAALRRLRGSD
- a CDS encoding L-lactate dehydrogenase; its protein translation is MVEEIEGDEFALSTPPSVPRRTSKLGIVGAGAVGSTMAYAALMRGAARTVALLDVNRAKVEAEVLDLSHGIQFMSMAEVVGSDDVSVMAGCDVVMFTAGAKQKPGQSRLDLAEATISLVRKVLPGIVEVAPDAVYVMVTNPVDVVTYAALKISGLPPSQLFGSGTVLDSSRLRYLIARHTGVAVQNVHAYVAGEHGDTELPLWSSATIGSVPILDWAGADGAGALTREVRDGIAREVVESAYRIIEGKGATNYAIALAGSRIIEAVLKDERRILPVSSLLDEYLGMSDVCLSVPSIIGSSGVMERLEVPMSSDEILGMRRSAEAVRSVARRFGF
- the lexA gene encoding transcriptional repressor LexA, which gives rise to MDVQDGATTQGRATRAAAAVTALETDEVPADGLTTRQRLVLDTVRASVEQRGYPPSMREIGDAVGLTSPSSVKHQLTALERKGYLRRDPHRPRAIEVVQPDDARTVGTWASRTDAPTLDPDSPERDSAPAPSYVPVVGRIAAGGPILAEQVVEDVFPLPRQLVGEGELFLLKVVGDSMIDAAICDGDWVVVRRQPVAENGEIVAAMIDGEATVKTFKLVDGHLWLLPHNAAYAPIDGDAATVLGRVVSVLRSL